TGACTCGCAGCGCAGCCACAATAGCATCGGCGCTGTGAATCGTCAGGACCAAGGGAAGGTCTCCGTTGACTACCTTCTTGAGGTAAGCAGCTTCCGAGAACGGGTCTGACCCCGTGTCGTTGGTTGCAACCGCCTCCAAGAGGCTGTGTCGGAGCTCTCCAACAGCGCTTGAGATGGAGGGGTTGTCGCCTCTCTTGGCAGCCAGCGTCAGCGTGCGATGAACTGCCACGTCCTCGCTCCAGACAGCACCCTTTTCAAGAGCGTGCCGAGCATCAGTGTTAAAGCCGACACTCGTGCCGGAGTGCGTCAAACCACCGGTGAACTTGGGCGCCGAGATACCCTTGGTGACGCCATACCGCTTGGCCACATGCAGCTTCTTGTTGTCCAGGACAAGCCCGTCAAGACCGCGGCTGAAGCCGGTAGGGTTGCGACCGTTGTCCGTGTCGCCCTCGTTGTCGATCTCGTTGAGACCAATCAAAGAGCCAAAGGCAGTGAAAGACTCGGTTATGTGGCCGTTCTTTAGGTCGATGACCCTCTTCGACGCAGACTTGGCGGTTGCTACTTCTTCGGCGCAGGCGCCAATGCACTTAATAGCACCGTCGGCGAAGACAACGTTAACAGTCTCGTCGCCACCCGTGCGAATGTCTTCGTCGGAGAGCCAGACGTTGGAGACGCCAGTGAAGACCACTTCTTCCAAATCCGTTGTCTCCTCTGTTGTGTTTGACAGCTTTGGGTCAGGAGAGATGGGCCCGGTCAGGGGCTTCTTGAGTTCAAAGGGGTCGGAGAATTGGGCGGCTCCGTCGATCCAGACTTGCACCGGTGCAGCACCGACACTGAGAGGATCGCTGTCCCAAACGGCGATATCAGCGTCGAACCCGGGCTTGATCTTTCCGATGCGCTGACCGAGACCAAGCAGTTCAGCAGGTGCAGATGTCACACTCGACAGGGCGGCATGGTAGGGAAGGCCGTATCTGTATGCCTTGGCAGCCTCGAAAAGAACATGTTGGGCGTTCAGAACAGGGTTGTCGCTGACATATACGGGCGTAAGGCCGTTCTCCCATAGGATCTTGCCGGCGTACTCAGAGCCTACATACGATTCCGACTTGTAGTACATGTTGTCGGCGAAAAGCGCagaggcgggcgggcgacCTCCCCAAACTCGCTTCAAGATCTACAGCCTAGATTAGTCGTTGATCCAGCTGGGGTTACAAGAGCATCGGCGCTTACCTCGGGCACAAGGAAAGTTTGGTGAGCGTGGTGGAACGCGCGAACGGGGAACTTGAACTCGTTGGTGTGGTCCACGAATGCTTCCAAGTCAGGGATTGTGTAACAGTGAGTGTTGATGTGCACTTGGCCGCGCAATGCAGCACTCAAGCTCTCCCACTTGAGGTCCTGCGGCAGATACGAAGTCTGGCTTTCAACACCAAActtgtcggcggcagcacaCCAGTCATCTTGTTCTTGCACAAGCTTCGCAGCTTGCTCGAACGCATGACGAAACTCCCAGCTCTCGCCAAGACGGGAGAAAGGGCCGTGGCCGATCTTTCCATAAACGCGCTTGGCGTTCTCTCCACATGCCATCTTCATGTAGCGCCAGTTACGGTCTGGGTCAGCCAGCATGTCTTCGGCCGAGAATTCGGTGCGGCCGTCAGCCTTGCCAACAGCGTGCTTGATAACGTAGGCCTCGCCTCCAATGTTGTTACCAGAGCCCGGCAGGACCAAGGATGTGGTGACGCCACCAGACTTGATGACCTGGATCTGTGGGTCGAGGGGGTTGAGGCCATCGATGGATCGGACGTAAGGGGTGATATCGGCGGAAAGCTCGTTAACGTCTTGGTTGCCATTGAGCTCGGGTAGAGCGCCAACACCAGCGTGGGAGTGCATGTCGATGATGCCACTGGTCAGTTGACGGCCTTTGGCATCCCATATCTGGATATCCTCGGGAAGAGAGTCGAGGGAGATATCGGCCTCGACCTTTTGGATGAGGCCCTGCCCGATCAGAACGTCGGCGGTGATCCACGAGTAACCCTTGCCAGCACGCGCATCTTCCGGGGAAGTTCCTTCGACGGCCTCACCAACCCAGATCGTGGCGTTCCGAATGAGCGTCGGGCGCTGACCGTCAACATAACGAGCGTTCTTCTCGCGACCAAGACCAATTGGGTCCTGGGGCTTGTGTCGCAGCTTGGCGCAAGTTGACAGATCCTGTTGCAGGCGGTCGACGGACAGGTTGCTAGACGACTGGCGGCTGGGCAGAAGGGACAGCTGCTTCCATTGGGCAAACGCAATGAAGGCGAGACATCCGACGATCAGCTTCATGCTGCGGCTAGGTCGCAACCACCGCTTGCGATGGTGTTGTGAGGGGCGTTGGCCGGAAGGCGGCGTGACGGCCGCGGCGCTGTACGGCGGCAACAGGCCGCTCTTCTCCGACTCCATATTGACCATGATTGGGTGTTGGGCAAACGGATTGGGGACGAAGAAGCCAAGGGTGAAGAGTCcgagggagaagatggaTATTTAACTCAAGGCATGGAATTCAAACCCCGAAGGATGAGGTCGCCTGGCCAGGTCCTTTACCCAATGAAGAAGGTGACAGACGGTCCGGATAGATTATCGGCCGACGTTTCAAAGCTAGAGCGCAGACATCGCCGTCCGACGGTGAGCTTTGGGTTCTCTGGAGGGGCACACGGGCTGTGATCGGTTCCCATCGGTCGCGAGTTCGGCGTTGTCACTGGTCAATGAcatggatgatgatgagagCGTGGAGCCGAATGAGGAGCTCACCCTTGAGAGCTTTGCGTGATTACGTAGCTGAACCGATAAGCTCTTGCTTACTTAAGTAAGGAGTGGATCACATCGTGAAAATAACATAGTTATCTTTATCTTATCTTATCATGCATCAGGCTGCGGGGAAGGGACGTTCACTGTGACTCGATTGTCCATGTTGCATCGTGAAGTTTCCTTCGTTCGGTCATTCTGCATTCTGCGACGTCGGAGGATACTGTCGTTCACTCAGCATAACAGACCTCTTGCTATGTCCAGCTGTTTCTGAAAAGAAGCAAAAACAGGTTGAAATACTTACAAAGATGTGCAACTAACACAT
This sequence is a window from Colletotrichum higginsianum IMI 349063 chromosome 8, whole genome shotgun sequence. Protein-coding genes within it:
- a CDS encoding Amidohydrolase: MVNMESEKSGLLPPYSAAAVTPPSGQRPSQHHRKRWLRPSRSMKLIVGCLAFIAFAQWKQLSLLPSRQSSSNLSVDRLQQDLSTCAKLRHKPQDPIGLGREKNARYVDGQRPTLIRNATIWVGEAVEGTSPEDARAGKGYSWITADVLIGQGLIQKVEADISLDSLPEDIQIWDAKGRQLTSGIIDMHSHAGVGALPELNGNQDVNELSADITPYVRSIDGLNPLDPQIQVIKSGGVTTSLVLPGSGNNIGGEAYVIKHAVGKADGRTEFSAEDMLADPDRNWRYMKMACGENAKRVYGKIGHGPFSRLGESWEFRHAFEQAAKLVQEQDDWCAAADKFGVESQTSYLPQDLKWESLSAALRGQVHINTHCYTIPDLEAFVDHTNEFKFPVRAFHHAHQTFLVPEILKRVWGGRPPASALFADNMYYKSESYVGSEYAGKILWENGLTPVYVSDNPVLNAQHVLFEAAKAYRYGLPYHAALSSVTSAPAELLGLGQRIGKIKPGFDADIAVWDSDPLSVGAAPVQVWIDGAAQFSDPFELKKPLTGPISPDPKLSNTTEETTDLEEVVFTGVSNVWLSDEDIRTGGDETVNVVFADGAIKCIGACAEEVATAKSASKRVIDLKNGHITESFTAFGSLIGLNEIDNEGDTDNGRNPTGFSRGLDGLVLDNKKLHVAKRYGVTKGISAPKFTGGLTHSGTSVGFNTDARHALEKGAVWSEDVAVHRTLTLAAKRGDNPSISSAVGELRHSLLEAVATNDTGSDPFSEAAYLKKVVNGDLPLVLTIHSADAIVAALRVKATVEEALAAKRQSTESTKLRVAIIGGAESHLVASELASAGVGVVLAPFQSYSTTWDQRRSLTGAPLTNGTAIDTLIDAGVVTAIGLEEDWLIRDLGLLAGIAQKNGNGRLSEKKALDLVSTNVYKILGIEEQQSRKARHFVVYEGSPLEIGGRIRAVGSGRDTVSVFV